From a single Pongo pygmaeus isolate AG05252 chromosome 12, NHGRI_mPonPyg2-v2.0_pri, whole genome shotgun sequence genomic region:
- the NMS gene encoding neuromedin-S, with amino-acid sequence MKPLRPQFSLILAIYCFCMLQIPSSGFPQPLADPPDGLDIVQLEQLAYCLSQWAPLSHESKDNQDIYKRFLFHYSRTQEATHPVKTGFPPVHPLMHLAAKLANRRMKRILQRGSGTAAVDFTKKDHTATWGRPFFLFRPRNGRNIEDEAQ; translated from the exons ATGAAACCTCTTCGTCCCCAGTTCTCTCTCATCTTGGCCATCTACTGCTTCTGCATGCTACAGATTCCCTCCTCAG GATTTCCTCAACCTTTAGCTGATCCTCCAGATGGCTTGGATATTGTGCAGCTTGAG caactGGCATATTGTCTGAGTCAGTGGGCACCTCTTTCTCATGAATCTAAg GATAATCAAGACATATACAAAAGG tttttgtttcaCTACTCCAGAACTCAAGAGGCAACACATCCAGTTAAAACTGGG TTTCCTCCAGTGCATCCTCTAATGCACCTGGCTGCCAAGCTCGCCAACAGACGGATGAAGAGAATTCTACAGCGA GGTTCGGGGACTGCTGCAGTGGACTTCACCAAGAAG GATCACACTGCGACCTGGGGACGACCCTTTTTCCTTTTCAGG cccaGGAATGGAAGAAACATTGAAGATGAGGCCCAGTAG